One Pecten maximus chromosome 16, xPecMax1.1, whole genome shotgun sequence DNA window includes the following coding sequences:
- the LOC117314715 gene encoding putative GPI-anchored protein pfl2, whose amino-acid sequence MVESIEDLTGTIVRANAPIGMFSGCDYNATQNIHDYRSDWVLGQKDMGRQYVIMAHEVPSFSYEKYVIVSATDNTTVIIYSHDNCDEVLLEHSGDSHVVSLSSINEVVVADKLIVVVHLPYNMAGYHNMYYVIPVSLFNTEYAAPSFNGFQFKVKMTFNNESENFFVLDGQGVTIEVRDHHLTDFIAVGIINDGFSTNSIQHLKTDDGYTFGGYMWSVDINERLFITSLGRKTTRQFTICGQDEHPLSNGCVEPFTVCQESSTTSPQSPNSTPMSPPPNTTNVIQLTGKPGGHTNMVTVPQPSNLPISTINTTNTSQTTPMTTHAHHQANQTLTTQNTVNTSDSTTKPTMLTSNTASTTPSAPNQTTPISNTASTTPLATNQTNPISNTASTTPLATNQTNPISNTASTTPSATNQITPILNTTSTPQSTSNPTTPTVNKTATPPTAPNVNVPHPTNTTSIPQLTQMKTTAQQPNPITTHQETTISSPESTTTTTAGTTTTQSVCPPSAVRYNHQGKVICYWAMDEATLTGKQQLASDFCTHSGGHLPIIPDAGANAVVKDLISGRFLNFFLNYKVHNSSRQLKTSFGDIQDWANGLNTTQSSHRCVLIDGTGTWATSLCDTSADNGVICSKCEVGDSSCYAGNPYCSPCSCSNYIINTINITKELQENLDSLKKKTSVNRRALSSSRRRITCAEDSRKSSAAMGYMGASLLTVVFGGLFLLDIPLLFLEFKTHILGLCHG is encoded by the exons ATGGTAGAGAGCATTGAAGACCTGACTGGAACCATTGTCAGAGCAAACGCACCCATAGGTATGTTCTCCGGGTGTGACTACAACGctacacaaaacatacatgaCTACCGGTCAGACTGGGTTCTGGGACAGAAAGATATGGGTCGACAGTATGTAATCATGGCACATGAAGTCCCCAGCTTTTCGTACGAGAAGTATGTAATTGTTTCGGCGACAGATAACACTACTGTCATCATCTACTCACATGATAATTGCGATGAAGTGCTTTTAGAACACAGCGGCGACAGTCACGTCGTAAGCTTGTCGTCCATCAATGAGGTCGTGGTGGCCGACAAGCTCATCGTTGTGGTTCATTTACCATACAACATGGCGGGATACCATAACATGTATTATGTCATTCCTGTTTCACTCTTTAATACAGAATATGCAGCGCCATCATTCAATGGTTTTCAATTCAAAGTAAAAATGACTTTCAATAATGAAAGTGAGAACTTTTTTGTGTTAGACGGACAAGGAGTTACAATCGAAGTTCGTGATCATCATCTCACTGATTTCATTGCTGTCGGAATCATAAATGACGGCTTCTCTACAAACTCGATccaacatttaaaaacagatgaCGGATATACCTTCGGTGGATATATGTGGAGTGTAGATATTAATGAAAGACTTTTTATCACATCTCTCGGCAGGAAAACAACAAGGCAATTTACG atttgTGGACAGGATGAACATCCACTATCAAATGGATGCGTAGAACCATTCACAGTTTGTCAAG AAAGTTCAACGACTTCCCCGCAATCACCAAACTCGACGCCCATGTCTCCCCCTCCCAATACGACGAACGTCATCCAGTTAACAGGTAAGCCTGGCGGTCATACGAATATGGTAACCGTGCCACAACCTTCGAATTTGCCCATCTCGACTATAAATACGACCAATACTTCGCAAACAACGCCAATGACAACTCACGCACATCATCAGGCAAATCAGACATTAACAACTCAAAATACCGTGAACACTTCGGATTCAACAACAAAACCGACAATGCTGACTTCAAATACTGCCAGCACCACGCCATCGGCACCGAATCAGACGACCCCAATTTCAAATACCGCCAGCACCACACCATTGGCAACCAATCAGACAAACCCAATTTCAAATACCGCCAGCACCACACCATTGGCAACCAATCAGACAAACCCAATTTCAAATACCGCTAGCACCACACCATCGGCAACCAATCAGATCACCCCAATTCTAAATACCACCAGCACCCCGCAATCGACTTCGAATCCGACCACTCCGACAGTAAACAAAACTGCCACACCTCCTACGGCACCCAATGTGAACGTCCCGCATCCAACAAATACCACCAGCATTCCCCAACTCACACAGATGAAAACCACTGCACAACAACCAAACCCGATCACCACACATCAAGAGACAACCATATCCTCCCCAGAatcgacaacaacaacaactgctgggacaacaacaacacaatcaGTGTGTCCTCCGTCTGCGGTACGGTACAACCACCAAGGGAAGGTTATCTGTTACTGGGCAATGGACGAAGCTACCCTCACAGGGAAACAGCAGCTGGCCTCCGATTTCTGTACACATAGTGGAGGTCATTTACCCATCATACCTGATGCAGGTGCCAACGCGGTTGTGAAAGATCTTATATCGGGCAG GTTCCTAAATTTCTTTTTGAACTATAAAGTACATAATAGTAGTCGACAATTGAAAACATCTTTCGGAGATATCCAGGATTGGGCAAATGGTTtaaacacaacacaatctaGTCACAGGTGTGTGTTGATAGACGGAACAGGTACCTGGGCAACTTCCCTTTGTGACACATCCGCAGATAATGGTGTCATCTGTTCAAAGTGTGAAGTGGGAG ACTCAAGTTGCTATGCCGGCAACCCATACTGCAGCCCTTGTTCCTGTTCCAACTACATCatcaatacaataaatattacAAAGGAGTTACAAGAAAATCTGGACAGTTTGAAGAAGAAAACGTCAGTTAATAGGAGGGCGCTGTCGTCGTCAAGGCGCCGTATCACGTGTGCCGAAGATTCCCGCAAATCATCCGCTGCCATGGGTTACATGGGCGCCTCTCTACTCACTGTGGTTTTTGGTGGCCTTTTCTTACTAGACATACCATTGTTGTTTCTGGAATTCAAAACCCACATATTGGGCCTTTGTCATGGGTAG
- the LOC117344777 gene encoding angiopoietin-related protein 7-like, translating to METEECLSFSYTVDEQKCETYSQYIKEQLDADISTATMYFSKVVVSSCRDMPHMYPSGIYPITTPEKNSLFLYCDMNTAGGPWTVIHRRTKGDVDFYSEWADYKRGFGTLHGDFWIGNDNLHLLTNTPRKLRVELQAWDGTWGYAEYTNFRVADETENYKLLVNGFSGNVSYNPMDISNGSPFSTKDKDNDESSLHCAVSLKSGWWHKGCTDVNLNGLYLNPTDVDDGGMSVMRWNYFPYPDTKYNSLKQAMMMIRPSFDRWKASPKSLNRELNLIS from the exons ATGGA AACCGAAGAATGTCTGTCCTTCTCGTACACGGTGGACGAACAGAAGTGCGAGACCTATTCCCAATATATCAAGGAGCAATTGGACGCTGATATATCCACGGCAACGATGTACTTCTCCAAGG tCGTTGTCAGCAGCTGCAGAGACATGCCGCACATGTATCCCTCTGGCATCTATCCAATAACTACACCAGAAAAAAACAGCCTGTTCTTGTACTGTGATATGAACACTGCCGGGGGACCATGGACT GTGATACACAGACGAACAAAGGGAGATGTTGATTTCTATAGTGAATGGGCTGACTACAAGAGGGGATTTGGTACCCTCCACGGAGATTTCTGGATAG GCAATGATAACCTTCACCTCCTGACAAATACCCCGAGGAAGCTACGTGTGGAATTACAGGCCTGGGACGGGACATGGGGTTATGCTGAGTACACGAATTTCCGGGTAGCTGACGAAACTGAAAATTATAAACTTCTGGTGAATGGTTTTTCCGGGAACGTGTCAT ATAACCCCATGGATATCAGTAACGGCTCTCCGTTCTCCACGAAGGATAAAGACAACGATGAATCATCTCTCCACTGCGCTGTGTCTTTGAAAAGTGGTTGGTGGCATAAGGGATGTACAGATGTCAATCTGAACGGACTTTATCTCAATCCTACCGACGTAGACGATGGTGGCATGTCAGTAATGCGCTGGAATTATTTCCCATATCCAGATACAAAGTATAATTCGTTAAAACAGGCCATGATGATGATTCG CCCGTCTTTTGACCGCTGGAAGGCATCACCTAAATCCTTGAACAGAGAACTTAATCTTATTTCTTAA
- the LOC117345223 gene encoding MICOS complex subunit Mic10-like translates to MAARSEDVLVDKWDNCIVDTSLKTVSGALIGGLLSLTRFGQTKGGSRWSIFFFTGVGLGMGMANCNNEFKYPNLLKLKQDAKTS, encoded by the exons ATGGCTGCCAGATCGGAGGACGTTCTCGTCGATAAATGGGACAACTGCATTGTGGACACTTCATTGAAAACCG TTTCCGGGGCACTCATTGGAGGACTGTTATCACTGACAAGATTTGGACAAACTAAAG GTGGATCAAGATGGtcaatttttttcttcactGGTGTTGGACTTGGGATGGGAATGGCCAACTGCAACAATGAATTCAAATATCCAAATCTCTTGAAGCTGAAACAG GATGCAAAAACATCATAG